A genomic region of Rhodobacter capsulatus SB 1003 contains the following coding sequences:
- a CDS encoding O-linked N-acetylglucosamine transferase family protein, whose translation MPETWVSLSRMFAPHEIAERTPQSRKGHLTFGTANNPYKYTPACLDAWAAVLRTVLGSRFVFLRPEGGVESFRANARAAFARRDVDPDRLDFIGVRGDHMRHYNEIDIALDTLPHVGGTTTCEALWMGVPTVSLIGPGFAERLSCSNLSNAGLGDLAVRSVADYVAKAAELAADPARRAALRAGARAQIAANPLGQPARFTKNFYDLARKVASQ comes from the coding sequence ATGCCCGAAACCTGGGTCAGCCTGTCGCGGATGTTTGCGCCCCATGAGATTGCCGAACGCACGCCGCAGTCTCGCAAGGGGCATCTGACCTTTGGCACTGCGAACAACCCCTATAAATACACGCCCGCCTGTCTGGATGCCTGGGCTGCGGTGCTGCGCACTGTCCTCGGATCGCGCTTCGTTTTCCTGCGCCCCGAAGGCGGCGTCGAGAGTTTCCGCGCCAATGCCCGCGCGGCATTCGCGCGCCGCGATGTCGACCCCGACCGGCTTGATTTCATCGGCGTGCGTGGCGATCACATGCGCCATTACAACGAGATCGACATTGCCCTTGATACCCTGCCGCATGTCGGTGGCACGACGACCTGCGAGGCGCTCTGGATGGGGGTGCCGACTGTCAGCCTGATCGGCCCGGGCTTTGCCGAACGGCTGAGCTGTTCGAACCTGTCGAATGCGGGGCTTGGCGATCTGGCCGTGCGCTCGGTCGCCGATTATGTCGCCAAGGCGGCGGAACTGGCTGCCGATCCGGCGCGCCGTGCGGCGCTGCGGGCCGGTGCGCGGGCGCAGATCGCGGCCAATCCGCTTGGCCAGCCCGCGCGGTTCACGAAGAACTTCTATGACCTTGCGCGAAAGGTGGCCAGCCAATGA
- a CDS encoding helix-turn-helix transcriptional regulator encodes MAGIFAGMAAMAALAIWLRGRGADARLTPAVGCLALFALGLAVFLGLDGGPWEDWQVLVLPLLPILLAQHVRSLAGPARWPRIEAALAASGGLCLPFLLLPAAARAAIEAGQVPTLAPGWLLAALAGVGLYWLALCLGTALAGIGILRALRRHAKALAQIIAAPPTPRLSGVALLGACLVALFAIQLLDLLSLGRVLIGPLSDLFLFALILGTALHGLTLKMHWPDWADAVIAATEVPAAPPSYARSGLDPEAMAQLLTRIDAAMRRDSLWRAPGLSLADLAEAARAKPFYVSQALNQGRAESFYDYVNGWRVSEAQALLRATDHTVLDIAHATGFNAKSTFNAAFLKRTGMTPSAWRASGPIGPVAKGAQG; translated from the coding sequence ATGGCGGGAATTTTCGCGGGAATGGCGGCGATGGCTGCGCTGGCTATCTGGTTGCGGGGGCGTGGCGCAGATGCGCGGCTGACCCCGGCTGTGGGATGTCTTGCGCTTTTTGCGCTGGGGCTGGCGGTGTTTCTGGGGCTTGACGGCGGCCCCTGGGAGGATTGGCAGGTGCTGGTTCTGCCGCTGTTGCCGATCCTCCTTGCCCAACACGTCCGCAGCTTGGCGGGGCCTGCACGCTGGCCACGGATCGAGGCCGCGCTGGCGGCAAGCGGAGGTCTGTGTCTGCCTTTCCTTCTGTTGCCCGCCGCGGCCCGCGCCGCGATCGAGGCGGGACAGGTGCCGACGCTTGCACCGGGCTGGCTGCTGGCGGCTCTGGCCGGGGTCGGGCTTTACTGGCTCGCCCTTTGCCTTGGAACGGCTCTGGCCGGGATCGGCATCCTGCGCGCGCTGCGCCGTCACGCCAAGGCGTTGGCGCAGATCATCGCCGCGCCGCCCACGCCCCGGCTCAGCGGTGTTGCCCTGCTGGGCGCCTGTCTTGTCGCGCTGTTCGCGATCCAGCTTCTGGACCTTCTGTCGCTCGGGCGGGTGCTGATCGGGCCGCTCTCGGACCTGTTCCTGTTCGCGCTGATCCTTGGGACGGCGCTGCACGGGCTGACCTTGAAGATGCACTGGCCCGACTGGGCCGATGCGGTGATCGCCGCCACCGAGGTTCCTGCGGCGCCGCCAAGCTACGCCCGTTCGGGGCTTGATCCCGAGGCGATGGCGCAGCTTTTGACCCGGATCGACGCGGCGATGCGGCGCGACAGCCTGTGGCGTGCCCCGGGCCTCTCGCTGGCCGATCTGGCCGAGGCCGCCCGGGCGAAGCCCTTCTACGTCAGTCAGGCGCTCAATCAGGGGCGGGCCGAAAGCTTTTACGACTACGTCAACGGCTGGCGGGTGAGCGAGGCACAGGCGCTGTTGCGCGCGACCGATCACACCGTGCTCGACATCGCCCATGCCACAGGGTTCAACGCCAAATCCACCTTCAATGCGGCGTTTCTCAAGCGCACGGGCATGACGCCCAGTGCCTGGCGGGCGTCCGGCCCCATCGGCCCGGTCGCAAAGGGCGCGCAAGGCTGA
- a CDS encoding class I SAM-dependent methyltransferase — translation MSNFDLSEEIRAYWGLRAATFDLAFGHRIAPGAEAEAWAVPMHRLGDAPQRVLELACGTGEVTRLLHDLGHEVTALDFCEPMLAVARAKHAGKPRLRFRLADAHATMEPAQSQDAILCRHLVWTLTRPAEAFADWFRVLRPGGRLLIYDGNWAQPDPRGYWAAGLLALWERLSPDPTYHGALGDRHAGIMRRLPFGAGLTLEALEPMLRSAGFVDLMQIPHEPIAKAQRRSNGLRNRLRTRVYTRFILLARKPEVEAPSAAR, via the coding sequence ATGAGCAACTTTGATCTGTCCGAGGAGATCCGCGCCTATTGGGGGCTGCGCGCCGCGACCTTCGACCTGGCTTTCGGCCACCGGATCGCCCCCGGCGCCGAGGCCGAGGCCTGGGCTGTCCCGATGCACCGGCTTGGCGACGCGCCGCAACGGGTGCTGGAGCTTGCCTGCGGCACGGGCGAGGTGACGCGGCTTTTGCACGATCTTGGCCACGAGGTCACCGCGCTCGACTTCTGCGAGCCGATGCTCGCCGTCGCACGGGCCAAGCACGCGGGCAAACCGCGGTTGCGGTTCCGTCTCGCCGATGCTCACGCCACGATGGAACCTGCGCAAAGCCAGGATGCGATCCTGTGCCGTCACCTCGTCTGGACACTGACGCGCCCGGCGGAGGCTTTTGCGGACTGGTTTCGCGTTTTGCGCCCGGGCGGGCGGTTGCTGATCTACGACGGCAACTGGGCGCAACCCGATCCGCGCGGGTATTGGGCGGCCGGGCTCCTGGCGCTGTGGGAGCGGCTGTCGCCCGATCCGACCTACCACGGCGCACTTGGCGATCGGCACGCCGGGATCATGCGCCGTCTGCCCTTTGGCGCCGGGCTGACGCTTGAGGCGCTTGAGCCGATGCTGCGTTCGGCGGGGTTCGTCGATCTGATGCAGATCCCGCATGAGCCGATCGCAAAGGCTCAACGCCGCTCCAATGGCCTGCGCAACCGCCTGAGGACGAGGGTATACACGCGTTTCATCCTGCTTGCCCGCAAGCCGGAGGTAGAGGCACCCTCTGCGGCGCGATGA
- a CDS encoding NUDIX hydrolase — protein MSADKTSLSSAQAAARPIVATIATVFRDGHVLLVRRANPPDAGTWGFPGGKVELGEPLEKAALRELFEETGIEARAERVFTALDAFDRDEAGALRHHHVLVAVLCSWVSGEPVAGDDALEARWFPLHALEAGDLALSRDVAKLARQGAEIAT, from the coding sequence ATGTCAGCGGACAAGACCAGCCTTTCGTCGGCGCAAGCGGCGGCCCGCCCGATCGTCGCGACGATCGCAACGGTTTTCAGGGACGGCCATGTGCTGCTCGTGCGCCGCGCAAATCCGCCGGATGCCGGCACATGGGGCTTTCCCGGCGGCAAGGTGGAGCTTGGGGAACCCCTTGAAAAGGCAGCGCTTCGCGAGCTTTTCGAAGAAACCGGCATCGAAGCGCGGGCCGAGCGGGTCTTCACCGCGCTCGATGCTTTCGACCGGGACGAGGCCGGAGCCCTGCGCCATCATCATGTCCTGGTGGCCGTCCTCTGTTCCTGGGTTTCCGGCGAGCCGGTGGCCGGGGATGATGCTCTGGAAGCCCGCTGGTTCCCGCTCCATGCGCTGGAGGCAGGGGATCTTGCGCTGAGCCGCGATGTCGCGAAACTCGCCCGACAGGGGGCCGAAATCGCCACTTGA
- a CDS encoding SDR family oxidoreductase: protein MTGFLNLRGKRALITGGTQGAGAATVALFRDLGAQVLTTARNRPETLPEAMFVAADLSTVQGCERVARAVQDRMGGVDVLVHMLGGSTAPGGGFAALGEAEWQAELNLNLMPAVRLDRALLPGMVAQRAGVVVHVTSIQRLMPLPAATTAYAAAKAALSVYSKSLSKEVAPAGLRVLRVAPGWIATAASIRLAGRLAEAAGTDLEGGKRMIMDSLGGIPLGRPSTPEEIASLIAFLASDRASSITGTEHVIDGGTVPTA from the coding sequence ATGACCGGCTTTCTTAACCTGCGGGGCAAACGCGCCCTGATCACCGGCGGCACCCAGGGCGCAGGCGCGGCCACCGTGGCGCTGTTTCGCGATCTTGGCGCGCAGGTGCTGACCACTGCCCGCAACCGACCCGAGACCCTGCCGGAGGCGATGTTCGTCGCCGCCGACCTGAGCACGGTTCAGGGCTGCGAGAGGGTCGCCAGGGCGGTGCAGGACCGCATGGGCGGGGTGGATGTTCTGGTCCACATGCTGGGCGGGTCCACCGCGCCGGGCGGCGGCTTTGCCGCCCTGGGCGAGGCCGAATGGCAGGCCGAGCTGAACCTGAACCTGATGCCCGCGGTGCGGCTTGACCGCGCGCTTCTGCCCGGCATGGTGGCGCAGCGGGCGGGGGTGGTGGTGCATGTCACCTCGATCCAGCGGCTGATGCCGCTGCCCGCCGCCACCACCGCCTATGCCGCCGCCAAGGCCGCGCTGTCGGTCTACAGCAAGAGCCTGTCGAAGGAGGTGGCGCCCGCGGGGCTGCGCGTGCTGCGCGTGGCGCCGGGCTGGATTGCCACCGCGGCGTCGATCCGGCTGGCCGGGCGGCTGGCGGAGGCCGCGGGCACCGACCTTGAGGGCGGCAAGCGGATGATCATGGACAGCCTCGGCGGCATCCCGCTGGGCCGCCCCTCGACCCCGGAGGAGATTGCAAGCCTGATCGCCTTCCTCGCCTCGGACCGCGCCAGCAGCATCACCGGGACGGAACATGTGATCGACGGGGGCACGGTGCCGACGGCCTGA
- a CDS encoding helix-turn-helix transcriptional regulator has protein sequence MTEMVTIPREEYDRLLAAAEDLADLQSYDRAKARLAAGEDELIPADYANRLLNGESALRVYRDLRGLTQAALAEKSGVNRVTVAEIETGRKQGSIATLRALADALGVSLDDLAA, from the coding sequence ATGACCGAGATGGTGACGATCCCGCGCGAAGAATATGACCGCCTGCTTGCTGCCGCGGAGGATCTGGCCGACCTGCAAAGCTATGACCGCGCCAAGGCGCGGCTTGCGGCGGGAGAGGACGAGTTGATCCCGGCGGACTATGCGAACCGCCTTCTGAATGGCGAAAGCGCCTTGCGCGTCTACCGCGATCTGCGCGGTCTGACGCAAGCTGCGCTGGCGGAAAAATCGGGCGTGAATCGGGTCACCGTGGCCGAGATCGAGACCGGCCGAAAGCAGGGCTCGATCGCAACATTGCGCGCTCTGGCCGACGCGCTTGGCGTGAGCTTGGATGATCTGGCGGCGTAA
- the rfbF gene encoding glucose-1-phosphate cytidylyltransferase, whose protein sequence is MKAVILAGGRGTRLSEETGRRPKPMVDIGGQPILWHILKIYAAHGVNEFVLCLGYRGWQIKDYFLNSARLSSDLTVDLASGVVEMLRPASEPWKIHLIDTGEDTQTGGRLKRVGHLLRDDDAFCLTYGDGLGDVHITAAIAFHRAHGKAATVTAVVPPGRFGALDRQGDRVSAFVEKPAGDGGTINGGFFVLSPSVLDRIEGDATVFEQELLKGLARDGELRAFDHRGFWQPMDTLRDRDHLQALWDGGAAPWKIW, encoded by the coding sequence ATGAAAGCCGTGATCCTTGCGGGGGGACGTGGAACGCGGCTTTCCGAAGAAACCGGGCGGCGGCCGAAACCGATGGTGGACATCGGCGGGCAGCCGATCCTGTGGCACATCCTGAAGATCTATGCCGCGCATGGGGTGAACGAGTTCGTGCTCTGCCTTGGCTATCGCGGCTGGCAGATCAAGGACTACTTCCTGAACTCCGCGCGGCTCTCGTCGGATCTGACGGTCGATCTCGCCTCGGGCGTCGTCGAGATGCTGCGCCCGGCGTCCGAGCCGTGGAAGATCCATCTGATCGACACTGGCGAAGACACCCAGACCGGCGGGCGGCTGAAACGGGTGGGGCATCTTCTGCGTGACGACGATGCCTTTTGCCTGACCTATGGCGACGGTCTCGGCGATGTCCATATCACCGCCGCGATCGCTTTTCACCGCGCCCATGGCAAGGCTGCGACCGTGACGGCGGTAGTGCCGCCGGGCCGCTTCGGCGCGCTCGACCGGCAAGGCGACCGGGTTTCGGCCTTTGTCGAAAAGCCCGCAGGCGATGGCGGCACGATCAACGGCGGCTTTTTCGTGCTGTCGCCGTCGGTACTTGACCGGATCGAAGGCGATGCGACGGTCTTTGAACAGGAGCTGCTCAAGGGCCTTGCGCGCGATGGCGAATTGCGCGCCTTTGACCATCGCGGTTTCTGGCAACCGATGGACACGCTGCGCGACCGCGACCATCTGCAGGCACTTTGGGACGGGGGGGCGGCACCGTGGAAGATCTGGTAA
- a CDS encoding NAD-dependent epimerase/dehydratase family protein, producing the protein MLAELVARGIPVHATARSPGSAQPGVIWHTADLREGAERARLLAGSPAKQLLHCAWEIEHGAFWTAPANDLWRRVSCDLAREFLAAGGERVLALGTCAEYDPLAPSALAAVRLVAPITPYGQAKASLHEELGRICGPRLIWARLFHLYGPGEDRRRLVPSLIDAAREGRPAEVRAAGLIRDFASSAHVARALVGLMDSGATGAFDIGSGQSRSLGALARIIAEAAGRPDLLRLSHTPGPQDPAELTPHFAALAAVSGLKPEHPLQALTEHVRREIGAA; encoded by the coding sequence GTGCTGGCCGAACTGGTCGCGCGCGGCATTCCCGTTCACGCGACCGCCCGTTCCCCCGGCTCCGCGCAACCCGGCGTGATCTGGCACACGGCCGATCTGCGCGAGGGCGCCGAGCGCGCCCGCCTGCTGGCGGGGTCCCCGGCCAAGCAGCTTCTGCATTGCGCCTGGGAGATCGAGCACGGCGCGTTCTGGACCGCGCCCGCGAATGATCTGTGGCGCAGGGTGTCCTGCGATCTGGCGCGCGAGTTTCTTGCGGCGGGCGGAGAGCGGGTGCTCGCGCTGGGAACCTGTGCCGAATACGATCCGCTCGCGCCCAGTGCGCTGGCCGCGGTCCGTCTTGTCGCGCCGATCACGCCTTATGGTCAGGCAAAAGCATCCTTGCATGAGGAGCTTGGCCGGATCTGCGGGCCGAGGCTGATCTGGGCGCGGCTCTTTCACCTTTACGGTCCCGGCGAAGACCGCCGCCGCTTGGTCCCTTCGCTCATCGACGCGGCTCGCGAAGGCCGCCCGGCCGAGGTGCGCGCCGCGGGTCTGATCCGCGATTTCGCCTCCAGCGCGCATGTCGCCCGCGCCCTTGTCGGGCTGATGGACAGCGGCGCAACCGGGGCATTCGACATAGGATCGGGGCAGTCCCGCAGCCTGGGCGCGCTGGCACGGATCATCGCCGAGGCGGCGGGCAGGCCCGACCTCTTGAGGTTGTCGCATACGCCCGGCCCGCAGGATCCGGCGGAACTCACCCCGCACTTTGCCGCTCTGGCCGCCGTGAGCGGTTTGAAACCGGAGCACCCGTTGCAAGCCCTGACCGAACATGTCCGCCGCGAAATCGGCGCGGCTTGA
- a CDS encoding metal-dependent hydrolase has protein sequence MFIAHLPAGYLLSRQIAKSHPAKGALIATGLLASVLPDTDLFWFYLVSDRQSVHHGYMFHWPLFWGLIAALSWGLSRALGAHGAGSFILVALANLLLHLALDSVAAGVGWLRPLSTIEVNLVEVPARHNWWVWNFVLHWTFGLELAIILAAGLTLRRDLLRRRPATP, from the coding sequence ATGTTCATCGCCCACCTGCCTGCCGGCTATCTTCTGTCGCGCCAGATCGCCAAGTCCCATCCTGCCAAAGGCGCCTTGATCGCGACCGGGCTTCTGGCCTCGGTCCTGCCTGATACCGATCTCTTCTGGTTCTATCTGGTATCGGACCGCCAGAGCGTGCATCACGGCTATATGTTCCACTGGCCGCTGTTTTGGGGGCTTATCGCAGCCCTTTCCTGGGGGCTTTCCCGCGCGCTGGGAGCACACGGCGCCGGTTCCTTCATCCTTGTGGCGCTGGCCAACCTGTTGCTGCATCTGGCGCTGGATTCCGTCGCGGCCGGGGTGGGCTGGTTGCGCCCCCTTTCGACCATCGAGGTCAACCTGGTCGAAGTGCCCGCACGTCACAACTGGTGGGTCTGGAACTTCGTGCTGCACTGGACCTTCGGCCTTGAACTTGCGATCATCTTGGCGGCGGGGCTGACGCTGCGTCGGGATCTCCTCCGCAGGCGCCCCGCAACCCCATGA
- a CDS encoding nuclear transport factor 2 family protein — protein sequence MPLPAPIRTYFTAQAPQEAAAFAAAFAPEATVEDEGARHHGPEAIRQWWLATKAKYRHSAEPLEITEEGDKTVVRARVSGDFPGNPVVLRFRFGLTGERIRDLRIGG from the coding sequence ATCCCCCTTCCCGCCCCGATCCGGACCTATTTCACCGCGCAGGCACCGCAGGAGGCCGCGGCCTTTGCGGCGGCCTTTGCCCCCGAGGCCACCGTCGAGGACGAGGGCGCCCGCCATCACGGCCCCGAGGCGATCCGGCAGTGGTGGCTGGCCACCAAGGCGAAATACCGCCACAGCGCCGAACCGCTGGAGATCACCGAGGAGGGCGACAAGACCGTGGTCCGCGCCCGTGTCAGCGGCGATTTTCCGGGCAACCCGGTGGTCTTGCGCTTCCGCTTCGGCCTGACGGGGGAGCGCATCCGCGATCTGAGGATCGGCGGATGA
- a CDS encoding LysR substrate-binding domain-containing protein, whose translation MEAGLKALEAVQAIARRGSFRAAALDLGLSTTALSQTIARLEANLGVRLFNRTTRSVSLTEAGRDFAARTAPALAEIRAAMERVRAQRDTPSGRLRINASAQGGRAVAPLVLEFLNSHPQMQVDLVTEGRLVDIVAEGFDLGIRPADLVPRDMIALPLGAPARHAVVAAPGWLARHPSPLSPADLDPDHCLRVRLPNGALLRWPFEKDGRALPFEARGRLTVDDPAIARAAVLDGAGIGYFIEADVAEDIAAGRMVRLLADWTPNRPGFSLYYPGRRNASAGFTAFLALARQRAGA comes from the coding sequence ATGGAGGCCGGGCTCAAGGCGCTGGAGGCGGTGCAGGCGATCGCGCGGCGTGGGTCGTTCCGCGCGGCGGCGCTGGATCTGGGGCTGTCCACCACGGCGCTGTCGCAGACCATCGCGCGGCTGGAGGCAAATCTGGGCGTGCGGCTGTTCAACCGCACCACCCGCAGCGTGTCGCTGACCGAGGCCGGGCGCGATTTCGCCGCCCGCACTGCCCCCGCGCTGGCCGAGATCCGCGCCGCGATGGAGAGGGTCCGGGCGCAGCGCGACACCCCCTCGGGGCGGCTGCGGATCAATGCTTCGGCGCAGGGCGGGCGGGCCGTGGCGCCCCTGGTGCTGGAGTTCCTGAACAGCCACCCGCAGATGCAGGTCGATCTGGTGACCGAGGGGCGGCTGGTCGATATCGTCGCCGAGGGCTTCGATCTGGGCATCCGCCCCGCCGATCTGGTGCCGCGCGACATGATCGCGCTGCCGCTGGGCGCCCCCGCGCGCCATGCCGTGGTGGCGGCGCCCGGCTGGCTGGCGCGGCATCCCTCCCCGCTCTCGCCCGCCGATCTGGACCCCGACCATTGCCTGCGCGTGCGTCTGCCCAATGGTGCGCTGCTGCGCTGGCCGTTCGAAAAGGACGGCCGGGCGCTGCCCTTCGAGGCCCGGGGTCGGCTGACGGTGGATGACCCCGCCATCGCCCGCGCCGCGGTGCTCGACGGCGCAGGCATCGGCTATTTCATCGAAGCGGATGTGGCCGAGGACATCGCCGCCGGGCGGATGGTGCGGCTGCTGGCGGATTGGACGCCGAACCGCCCCGGCTTCAGCCTTTATTACCCCGGGCGGCGCAATGCTTCGGCCGGGTTCACGGCCTTCCTCGCCCTGGCGCGGCAGCGCGCGGGGGCATGA
- a CDS encoding RNA ligase family protein, translating to MTKKYPRTFHLPISPGASSDDKIMNSLEGLICDDLVITEKMDGENTTLHRGGCHARSPDSRNHPSRDWLKAFAAGIAPQLAEGERIVGENLYARHSVGYDTLPAWFLGFAWIRGDEVQPWDLTLMRFEELGITPVPVLWRGPWRPGLFETIAAGLDPVRQEGFVARVATAFSEAEMPRRMGKYVRAGHVQSETHWMQAALVPNGLRDA from the coding sequence ATGACGAAGAAATATCCCCGCACCTTTCATTTGCCGATCTCGCCCGGCGCCAGCAGCGACGACAAGATCATGAACTCGCTCGAGGGGCTGATCTGCGACGATCTGGTGATCACCGAAAAGATGGACGGCGAGAACACCACGCTGCACCGCGGCGGGTGCCATGCGCGCAGCCCCGACAGCCGCAACCACCCCTCGCGCGATTGGCTCAAGGCCTTTGCCGCGGGTATCGCGCCGCAGCTGGCCGAGGGCGAGCGGATCGTCGGCGAGAACCTTTATGCCCGCCATTCGGTGGGCTACGACACGCTGCCCGCGTGGTTTCTGGGCTTTGCCTGGATCCGGGGCGACGAGGTGCAACCCTGGGATCTGACCCTGATGCGGTTCGAGGAGCTGGGCATCACCCCGGTGCCGGTGCTCTGGCGCGGACCTTGGCGTCCGGGGCTTTTTGAAACCATCGCGGCGGGGCTTGATCCGGTGCGGCAGGAGGGCTTTGTCGCGCGGGTGGCAACGGCCTTTTCGGAGGCCGAGATGCCGCGCCGGATGGGCAAATATGTCCGCGCGGGCCATGTGCAAAGCGAAACGCATTGGATGCAGGCGGCGCTGGTGCCGAACGGGCTGAGGGACGCATGA
- a CDS encoding ATP-binding protein, whose protein sequence is MRISVLQPPESAAEGVRAGFSTRRASGGTGMGLAVVRNLLSAHRGGISLATSRPTRFRITFDADPRI, encoded by the coding sequence ATGCGTATCAGCGTCTTGCAGCCTCCCGAGTCTGCGGCTGAGGGTGTTCGAGCCGGTTTTTCCACGCGACGGGCATCGGGCGGCACCGGCATGGGCCTTGCGGTCGTGCGCAACCTGCTGTCCGCCCATCGCGGCGGGATCAGCCTTGCGACCTCCCGCCCGACCCGCTTTCGCATCACCTTTGACGCCGATCCGCGCATCTGA
- a CDS encoding alpha/beta fold hydrolase, producing MTALFRAPLLHAALLVPLLFACAPPGPEVTHAKGPTVIFEAGLGDTATVWDRVDMPPGLGRFAWTRAGYGLGADLVAGQSWPGDADGRRTGAEVTAQLEAALTRVQARPPYILVGHSLGALYVLDFARSHPDQVKGIVLVDPRLPGFTARCKAEQLRGCEIPPLLRLTLTNVERLELGGVPETETALRDLGALRDIPLTILLAEKAGLGEDPRWRGVWAAHAEAFASDFRQTSVIPVASGHYIQTSAPEQVTAAIAAVGR from the coding sequence ATGACAGCCCTTTTTCGCGCCCCCCTGCTTCACGCAGCGCTTCTTGTGCCGCTGCTTTTCGCCTGTGCCCCGCCCGGGCCCGAAGTCACCCATGCCAAAGGCCCGACGGTGATCTTCGAAGCGGGCCTTGGCGATACTGCCACCGTCTGGGACCGCGTCGACATGCCCCCCGGCCTTGGGCGATTTGCCTGGACACGGGCGGGATATGGGCTCGGCGCCGATCTGGTCGCCGGTCAATCCTGGCCAGGCGATGCCGATGGCCGCCGCACCGGGGCCGAGGTGACAGCCCAGCTGGAGGCGGCCCTGACCCGGGTGCAGGCAAGGCCGCCCTATATCCTTGTCGGCCATTCGCTCGGCGCGCTTTACGTGCTTGATTTCGCCCGCAGCCATCCCGATCAGGTCAAGGGCATCGTCCTTGTCGATCCGCGCCTGCCGGGGTTCACCGCGCGCTGCAAGGCCGAGCAGCTGCGCGGCTGCGAAATCCCGCCGCTGTTGCGCCTGACGCTTACGAATGTCGAGCGGCTCGAGTTGGGCGGGGTTCCCGAGACCGAGACGGCGCTGCGCGACCTTGGCGCCCTGCGCGACATTCCGCTGACGATCCTTTTGGCCGAAAAGGCAGGTCTTGGCGAGGATCCGCGCTGGCGCGGGGTCTGGGCCGCGCATGCCGAGGCTTTTGCCTCGGATTTCCGCCAGACCAGTGTGATCCCGGTTGCAAGCGGCCATTACATCCAGACCTCTGCCCCCGAGCAAGTCACGGCCGCCATCGCGGCGGTTGGAAGATAG
- a CDS encoding type II toxin-antitoxin system RelE family toxin, with protein sequence MKQISTTKAAIKALRRMPSTTAALIRAKIEAYAQDPSAQANNVKPLKGREGIRLRVGDPRVIMDDQGNVLVLLDIGPRGGVCDGKGLR encoded by the coding sequence ATGAAGCAGATCAGCACCACGAAAGCCGCGATCAAGGCCTTGCGGCGGATGCCCTCGACGACCGCTGCGCTGATCCGCGCCAAGATCGAAGCTTACGCGCAAGACCCAAGCGCGCAGGCCAATAACGTGAAGCCCTTGAAAGGCCGGGAGGGTATTCGGCTCAGGGTGGGGGACCCGCGGGTGATCATGGATGATCAGGGCAATGTTCTGGTCCTTCTCGATATCGGGCCGCGCGGCGGCGTCTGCGACGGAAAGGGCTTGAGATGA
- a CDS encoding DUF2493 domain-containing protein, translated as MARSPAHTVSQTAHALEELQLYGYRPFDEPDPRPMPDAQRLAVAVADIFDALVATLEDTRMEPDLEEVLWGQVNLFHRATARIERSLDENEQAQRRLQREQDGSEVKSTELERLTAEGLTPIERRNCMDMMRDHAATEFSHHTGSTWRPRPGSMVNRRHMTAALIDSRDFLAAKRRAETEVMLPVGPKVALTGGTDFNDHHLIWGKLDQVRTKHPDMVLLHGGSPAAACSASSCGGAVPSPALARPSVITMTSGRTFGSLR; from the coding sequence ATTGCGCGCTCACCCGCCCACACCGTTTCCCAGACCGCCCATGCGCTCGAAGAGCTGCAGCTCTACGGCTACCGCCCCTTCGACGAACCCGATCCGCGCCCGATGCCCGATGCGCAGCGCCTTGCGGTTGCCGTCGCCGACATCTTCGACGCCCTCGTCGCCACTCTCGAGGACACCCGCATGGAACCCGACCTCGAAGAGGTGCTCTGGGGCCAGGTCAACCTCTTCCACCGCGCCACCGCCCGGATCGAGCGGTCGCTTGACGAGAACGAGCAGGCGCAGCGCCGCCTTCAGCGCGAGCAAGACGGCTCCGAGGTGAAGTCGACCGAACTCGAGCGCCTGACGGCGGAAGGCCTGACCCCCATCGAGCGGCGCAACTGCATGGACATGATGCGCGATCACGCCGCGACCGAATTCTCTCATCACACGGGATCGACCTGGCGGCCCCGCCCCGGCTCGATGGTGAACCGCCGGCACATGACCGCAGCGCTGATCGACAGCCGCGATTTCCTGGCCGCCAAGCGCCGCGCGGAAACCGAGGTGATGCTGCCCGTGGGCCCCAAGGTTGCCCTCACCGGCGGGACCGATTTCAACGATCACCACCTGATCTGGGGCAAGCTCGATCAGGTCCGGACCAAGCATCCCGACATGGTGCTTCTGCACGGGGGCAGCCCCGCCGCGGCCTGCAGCGCCTCTTCATGCGGGGGGGCGGTGCCAAGCCCGGCATTGGCGCGGCCGTCGGTCATCACGATGACCAGCGGCAGGACATTCGGGTCCCTGCGCTGA